The region AATAATTCAAAGAATTATGATGATAAATGATTTTAGAAAGGTTCTGGGGCAGGAGCTACGACACCACCGTTGCTCGAAATCTACAGCAACGCACGGCGACGATTTGTCTTGTGCTTCTCACAGAGAGATGGCAGAAATACACCTGAACAATTTATAAAGCAAAATTAATgcatagcaaaaaaaaaaagagggtaGAATTAGAAAGCAAAATCACCTTCTCCGGCAGCGAGGTTGAAATAGAGGTCGACAATGTTAGGGCAATTCTGATAACAAGAATCAGAGCAGAGGCGTGCGGCGAAGTCCGGCGCCAAGAAGGCGTCGGATGAGATTCCGACGAATCGGCGATCGACTTCGCATGCCTTGACGCAGTCATCAGTCTCGAGGTATCCGGACATtctctccaccaccacctccgacGTCTTGCACGTGTAGTTCTCCAACACGCACCTCTTCCCCGACGACGCGATCGCGAACGAGCACAGCTTCGTCGGCAAATTCTCGCAGATCAC is a window of Salvia splendens isolate huo1 chromosome 3, SspV2, whole genome shotgun sequence DNA encoding:
- the LOC121795023 gene encoding uncharacterized protein LOC121795023; its protein translation is MVSATRMPLILFFAFSLLVQGILGGDVICENLPTKLCSFAIASSGKRCVLENYTCKTSEVVVERMSGYLETDDCVKACEVDRRFVGISSDAFLAPDFAARLCSDSCYQNCPNIVDLYFNLAAGEGVFLPSLCEKHKTNRRRALL